A section of the Glandiceps talaboti chromosome 8, keGlaTala1.1, whole genome shotgun sequence genome encodes:
- the LOC144439307 gene encoding putative bifunctional dTTP/UTP pyrophosphatase/methyltransferase protein, translating into MAEALDVWGDIHKYIITQALITACKLRLFDNMKDNKVSSSDLAKQVDGDETALKHVLYALASMGYLSVHRDQDGELFTNTDKANKYLVTSSPSSLLPVALSREKSYVMFGNMMDAVKEGKLLKLSAGDRFREMADDQQKRTGFLQSMDSMVKNFRAPVLMSSFDFSDYVTVCDLGGCTGGLSYSLAAAYPNMKIIVLDLPNVVSGAEQYRPAHGCENVTFQASDMLKDELPKVDMFLLASIIHDWPMDKVHLILNRVFEALNPGGAVVIVETLFDEKREESNSESHLFSLHMSMLGGGKQWSGLELKECLTGHGFTDVKIHKSDLVYGVVMATKK; encoded by the coding sequence ATGGCTGAAGCTTTGGACGTCTGGGgtgacatacacaaatacattattacacAGGCACTCATTACTGCATGTAAACTACGTCTATTTGACAACATGAAGGACAACAAAGTGTCCTCCAGTGACCTTGCTAAACAAGTTGATGGGGACGAGACAGCCTTGAAACACGTGCTCTATGCACTTGCCAGCATGGGTTACCTATCAGTGCACAGGGACCAAGACGGGGAGCTTTTTACAAACACCGATAAGGCTAATAAATATCTGGTGACATCAAGTCCATCGAGTTTACTCCCAGTCGCTCTTTCGCGCGAGAAAAGCTACGTCATGTTCGGAAACATGATGGATGCAGTGAAAGAAGGGAAGCTTCTTAAACTGAGTGCAGGCGATCGTTTTCGGGAGATGGCAGACGATCAACAGAAACGTACAGGGTTTCTTCAGAGCATGGATTCCATGGTGAAGAATTTTCGCGCGCCCGTTTTGATGAGTTCTTTCGACTTCAGTGATTATGTCACTGTTTGTGACCTTGGTGGATGTACAGGTGGACTGTCTTATAGTCTCGCGGCAGCTTATccaaatatgaaaattattgtCTTGGATCTACCTAATGTTGTTTCAGGAGCCGAGCAATACCGACCAGCACACGGTTGCGAGAACGTCACTTTTCAGGCATCCGATATGCTCAAAGATGAGTTGCCCAAAGTTGATATGTTTCTACTAGCGAGTATAATACATGATTGGCCCATGGATAAAGTCCATTTGATTCTAAACCGTGTGTTCGAGGCACTCAATCCAGGGGGCGCTGTTGTCATCGTTGAGACACTATTCGATGAGAAAAGAGAAGAATCTAATTCTGAATCTCACTTGTTTTCGTTGCATATGTCTATGCTGGGAGGTGGAAAACAGTGGTCGGGCTTGGAATTGAAGGAATGTCTGACTGGACATGGCTTCACAGATGTAAAAATACACAAGTCTGATCTCGTGTATGGTGTAGTCATGGCAACGAAGAAATAG